In one window of Labilithrix sp. DNA:
- a CDS encoding tetratricopeptide repeat protein: MKRLLAAGLAIAALSVTGCSRNNIEAVNLANEGDQDRKANNIDGAISKYEQAANLDPTNHKILGKLANAYQKKEAWDKVVSTCVRAEKAAPKFANYYAQHGHALIKQAEKGPTGWGDAKQPLEEAIKLDPNIADAHFDLAEVFFHLDDEASAIQSYSKAIMTKPDELSFYGYLADLYKNLNYIDLAEQVLVQGLPFAKEGDKALFNIHSLLGDIYDRKKDPQKALTEYEAAKKACGQCNEPGQPIAYFNLGAAYATLPTPRKSEAMSNLQSFQKVVCKGAAAQRYADQCTQAQQLATKLGGTLQ; encoded by the coding sequence ATGAAGAGGCTTCTGGCAGCGGGTCTGGCGATTGCGGCGCTCTCGGTCACGGGGTGCAGCCGTAACAACATCGAAGCCGTCAACCTCGCGAACGAGGGGGACCAGGACCGGAAGGCGAACAACATCGACGGCGCGATCTCGAAGTACGAGCAGGCCGCGAACCTCGACCCCACCAACCACAAGATCCTCGGGAAGCTCGCGAACGCGTACCAGAAGAAAGAGGCGTGGGACAAAGTCGTCTCCACGTGCGTCCGCGCGGAGAAGGCGGCGCCGAAGTTCGCCAACTACTACGCGCAGCATGGGCACGCGCTGATCAAGCAGGCCGAGAAGGGCCCCACCGGCTGGGGCGACGCGAAGCAGCCGCTCGAAGAGGCGATCAAGCTCGACCCCAACATCGCCGACGCGCACTTCGACCTCGCCGAGGTCTTCTTCCACCTCGACGACGAGGCGAGCGCCATTCAGTCGTACTCGAAGGCGATCATGACGAAGCCCGACGAGCTCTCGTTCTACGGGTACCTCGCGGACCTCTACAAGAACCTGAACTACATCGACCTCGCCGAGCAGGTCCTCGTCCAGGGCCTCCCGTTCGCGAAGGAAGGCGACAAGGCCCTCTTCAACATCCACTCCCTCCTCGGCGACATCTACGATCGCAAGAAGGACCCGCAGAAGGCGCTCACCGAGTACGAGGCGGCGAAGAAGGCATGCGGCCAATGCAACGAGCCGGGGCAGCCGATCGCGTATTTCAACCTCGGCGCGGCGTACGCCACGCTCCCGACACCTCGCAAGAGCGAGGCGATGTCGAACCTCCAGAGCTTCCAGAAGGTCGTGTGCAAGGGGGCGGCGGCGCAGCGGTACGCCGACCAGTGCACGCAGGCCCAGCAGCTCGCGACGAAGCTCGGCGGCACACTTCAGTAA
- a CDS encoding Uma2 family endonuclease, protein MSANPSSSQVAPPRRLSDEEWAALPEDVDGELVDGVLVEEEAPDYAHEAVVVWLIYVLAGWTRSHGGIVGGSEAKFVLQRGRGRKPDLSMFLPGGAKPPRRGAVRAAPDLMVEVISRASRDVRRDRIEKMDEYAAFGVRWYWLVDPEARTFEIYERTEAGIYARVVGAAEGRIDTVPGLAGLTLDLDDLWSKVDELPEEAPP, encoded by the coding sequence ATGTCCGCGAACCCGTCGTCCTCCCAGGTCGCTCCGCCGCGGCGCCTCTCCGACGAGGAGTGGGCCGCGCTGCCGGAGGACGTCGACGGCGAGCTCGTGGACGGCGTCTTGGTGGAGGAAGAGGCGCCGGATTATGCGCACGAGGCCGTCGTCGTTTGGCTGATCTACGTGCTCGCCGGCTGGACGCGCTCCCACGGTGGGATCGTCGGTGGCTCCGAAGCGAAGTTCGTCTTGCAGCGCGGTCGTGGGCGGAAGCCGGACCTCTCGATGTTTCTTCCCGGGGGAGCGAAGCCGCCGCGTCGCGGCGCGGTTCGAGCTGCACCCGACCTGATGGTGGAGGTCATCAGCCGCGCCTCGCGTGACGTTCGACGCGACCGCATCGAGAAGATGGACGAGTACGCCGCCTTCGGTGTGCGCTGGTACTGGCTCGTCGACCCGGAGGCGCGGACGTTCGAGATCTACGAGCGGACCGAGGCCGGCATCTACGCGCGCGTCGTCGGCGCCGCGGAAGGCCGCATCGATACCGTCCCCGGACTCGCCGGCCTCACCCTCGACCTCGACGACCTCTGGTCCAAGGTCGACGAGCTCCCGGAAGAAGCCCCACCCTAG
- a CDS encoding FHA domain-containing protein, with translation MEGKAKVALTFALYQGDQLVRRDTIAQDIVKVGKDPRSHLRVDDDLASRMHAVIEVAGPNDITLIDLGNEPGTMVNGQRVNKCKVRPGDQIQIGSTMIHLESAELAAGAPAPAPTAGGTAAMPAQSGISAPPPPPTPQMGLGAPPRNTPTEAIQQQQHSTQLGGHGAPPPPPAVAAAAANPFGAPSASQPPPNPFAAPAGHASAPPPPPPPNPFAQANPFAAVASPFAAVANPFVASAAEQGNYGINAPGGSDFDPNQPYTFSLVKSGPEVHPDEVETHAAAIEVLVKWDQNTLHVQHSSPPKSFFVGEEASDYFIPSETLGTTRAPVVVARGVSATLIMLPRSSGTVEIPGQGTFSFQDLIASGRARSSSEMSGAHELDLPNNAKARMELEGSGLVFEVSAVNAGKSPPVGVFSSLEPAAYMFIGLSFLLHIGIVASMAFFMPKMGGDDAEAIDRDQLLLMQKMLNAAAEREQEEKETEQQPDANADQKEGGTGTRAKGEEGSMGNPNTQDTNKRYGVQGPADNADPHIARQAALKEAQEFGMIGLINVGAGGDPNAPTAPWGRDDSLGNDPLSARGNMWGDAIGDAFGAGGLGLSGVGEGGGGRGEGIGLGNVGTLGHGAGTGTGQGFGNGHGRLGGSHATKAPSLRQGTTQVNGRLPPEVIQRIVRQNFGRFRLCYENGLRNNPTLSGRVSVKFVIDRSGAVSTAQDGGSELPDQGVISCVVRGFGNLSFPQPEGGIVTVVYPIIFNPGD, from the coding sequence ATGGAAGGCAAGGCGAAGGTTGCTCTGACGTTCGCGCTCTACCAGGGCGATCAGCTCGTGCGCCGCGACACGATCGCCCAGGACATCGTGAAGGTCGGCAAGGACCCGCGCAGTCACCTGCGCGTCGATGACGATCTCGCGTCGCGCATGCACGCGGTCATCGAGGTCGCGGGCCCGAACGACATCACCCTGATCGATCTCGGCAACGAGCCGGGCACGATGGTGAACGGCCAGCGCGTCAACAAGTGCAAGGTGCGTCCGGGCGACCAGATCCAGATCGGGTCGACGATGATTCACCTCGAGAGCGCCGAGCTCGCCGCCGGCGCGCCCGCGCCTGCGCCCACCGCGGGCGGCACCGCCGCGATGCCGGCGCAGTCGGGGATCTCGGCGCCGCCGCCGCCGCCCACCCCGCAGATGGGCCTCGGCGCTCCGCCGCGCAACACGCCGACGGAGGCGATCCAGCAGCAGCAGCACTCGACGCAGCTCGGCGGTCACGGCGCTCCGCCGCCCCCGCCGGCCGTCGCCGCCGCGGCCGCGAACCCGTTCGGCGCGCCCTCGGCCTCGCAGCCGCCGCCGAACCCGTTCGCCGCGCCGGCGGGACATGCCAGCGCGCCGCCTCCGCCGCCGCCGCCGAACCCGTTCGCGCAGGCGAACCCGTTCGCCGCGGTCGCGAGCCCGTTCGCCGCGGTCGCGAACCCGTTCGTCGCGTCCGCCGCGGAGCAGGGCAACTACGGCATCAACGCGCCGGGCGGTTCGGACTTCGATCCGAACCAGCCGTACACGTTCTCGCTCGTGAAGAGCGGCCCCGAGGTCCATCCCGACGAGGTCGAGACGCACGCGGCGGCGATCGAAGTCCTCGTGAAGTGGGACCAGAACACGCTCCACGTCCAGCACAGCTCGCCGCCGAAGAGCTTCTTCGTCGGTGAGGAAGCGAGCGACTACTTCATCCCGAGCGAGACGCTCGGCACGACGCGCGCGCCGGTCGTCGTCGCGCGCGGCGTCAGCGCGACGCTCATCATGCTCCCGCGCTCGAGCGGCACGGTGGAGATCCCGGGGCAGGGGACGTTCTCGTTCCAGGACCTCATCGCGTCCGGCCGCGCGCGCTCCTCCTCCGAGATGAGCGGCGCGCACGAGCTCGATCTCCCGAACAACGCGAAGGCGAGGATGGAGCTCGAGGGCTCGGGTCTCGTCTTCGAGGTCAGCGCCGTCAACGCGGGCAAGTCGCCGCCGGTCGGCGTGTTCTCGAGCCTCGAGCCGGCCGCGTACATGTTCATCGGCCTCTCGTTCCTCCTCCACATCGGCATCGTCGCCTCGATGGCGTTCTTCATGCCGAAGATGGGCGGCGACGACGCCGAGGCGATCGACCGCGATCAGCTCCTGCTCATGCAGAAGATGCTGAACGCCGCGGCCGAGCGCGAGCAGGAGGAGAAGGAGACCGAGCAGCAGCCGGACGCGAACGCCGATCAGAAGGAAGGCGGCACCGGCACGCGCGCGAAGGGGGAAGAGGGGTCGATGGGCAACCCCAACACCCAGGACACGAACAAACGCTACGGCGTGCAAGGACCCGCCGACAACGCGGACCCGCACATCGCGCGTCAGGCTGCGCTCAAGGAGGCGCAGGAGTTCGGCATGATCGGCCTCATCAACGTCGGCGCGGGCGGCGATCCCAACGCCCCGACCGCGCCGTGGGGTCGCGACGACTCGCTCGGCAACGACCCGCTCTCCGCGCGCGGCAACATGTGGGGTGACGCGATCGGCGACGCGTTCGGCGCCGGCGGTCTCGGCCTCTCCGGCGTCGGCGAAGGCGGCGGCGGTCGCGGCGAGGGCATCGGCCTCGGCAACGTCGGTACGCTCGGCCACGGCGCGGGCACCGGCACCGGCCAGGGCTTCGGCAACGGCCACGGCCGCCTCGGCGGCTCGCACGCGACCAAGGCCCCGTCGCTCCGTCAGGGCACGACGCAGGTCAACGGTCGTCTCCCGCCGGAGGTCATCCAGCGCATCGTCCGCCAGAACTTCGGTCGCTTCCGTCTCTGTTACGAGAACGGCCTCCGCAACAACCCGACCCTCTCCGGTCGTGTCAGCGTGAAGTTCGTCATCGACCGCTCCGGCGCCGTCTCGACCGCGCAGGACGGCGGCTCGGAGCTCCCGGACCAGGGCGTCATCAGCTGCGTCGTCCGCGGCTTCGGCAACCTCTCCTTCCCGCAACCGGAAGGCGGCATCGTCACCGTCGTCTACCCGATCATCTTCAACCCCGGCGACTGA
- a CDS encoding YraN family protein → MGFTQLRGAATEQRAMTHASKPSGDAAAYERAEHPAAREPPVARGERSAARGERSAVRSTVSVGREYEDAAVEVLRGAGFEVLWRNLRIGHLEVDLVARRDDLVVIVEVRYRGGSALDTALASVTRQKRARLLRAARGLWRGRLSKMQGISRVRLDVIAINPSGTKWIEGAFTE, encoded by the coding sequence GTGGGTTTCACGCAACTTCGCGGTGCGGCGACCGAGCAGCGCGCGATGACGCATGCATCGAAGCCGTCCGGCGACGCAGCGGCCTATGAGCGCGCCGAACATCCCGCGGCGCGCGAACCTCCCGTTGCGCGTGGCGAACGCTCCGCTGCGCGTGGCGAACGGTCTGCGGTGAGGAGCACCGTGTCGGTTGGGCGTGAGTACGAGGATGCTGCGGTCGAGGTCCTGCGGGGGGCGGGCTTCGAGGTTCTCTGGCGGAACCTGCGTATCGGGCACCTCGAGGTCGACCTCGTCGCGCGGCGCGATGACCTCGTGGTCATCGTGGAGGTCCGCTACCGCGGCGGAAGTGCGCTCGACACGGCGCTCGCGAGCGTCACACGACAAAAGCGCGCGCGGCTACTCCGCGCCGCTCGCGGCCTCTGGCGCGGGCGCCTGAGCAAGATGCAAGGCATCTCCCGAGTCCGCCTCGACGTGATCGCGATCAACCCCTCCGGCACGAAGTGGATTGAAGGCGCCTTCACGGAGTAG
- a CDS encoding HEAT repeat domain-containing protein, translated as MAASLCAGALFAFTPGDAHADSERIRYLSEKMRDSDARVRTSAALSLGGTNDEGAVDPLCGGLGDREEGVRQAATAGLKLLNKRSALPCLEAHLRTESSAAVRDAISLAINTINKSGGGGDVIKDNPNAKYYISLSSVANATSRANAEVEKIVLNSVKAKLDAAGTVQLAPSAGETPEKARQVIKDKKLKGGFYLAIAIDNFQYDGGNLRVKVKIGVFNYPNKSLLGNVDKSLTAQGVSSGDKASEDRLLELAAGLASEQFANNASQFL; from the coding sequence ATGGCTGCGTCGCTATGTGCGGGCGCGTTGTTCGCGTTCACGCCCGGCGACGCGCATGCGGACAGCGAGCGGATCAGATACCTCTCCGAGAAGATGAGGGACAGCGACGCGCGTGTTCGCACGTCCGCCGCGCTCTCGCTCGGCGGAACCAACGACGAAGGCGCGGTCGATCCGCTCTGCGGCGGGCTCGGCGATCGAGAAGAAGGCGTACGCCAGGCGGCGACGGCGGGCTTGAAGCTCCTCAACAAGCGCAGCGCCTTGCCTTGCCTCGAGGCGCACCTGCGCACGGAGTCGAGCGCGGCGGTGAGGGACGCGATCTCGCTCGCGATCAACACGATCAACAAGTCGGGCGGCGGCGGGGACGTGATCAAGGACAACCCCAACGCCAAGTACTACATCTCTCTCTCGTCGGTCGCGAACGCGACGAGCCGCGCGAACGCGGAGGTCGAGAAGATCGTCCTCAATTCGGTGAAGGCGAAGCTCGACGCTGCGGGCACGGTGCAGCTCGCGCCGTCGGCGGGGGAGACGCCGGAGAAGGCGCGGCAGGTGATCAAGGACAAGAAGCTGAAGGGCGGCTTCTACCTCGCGATCGCGATCGACAACTTCCAGTACGACGGCGGCAACCTTCGCGTGAAGGTGAAGATCGGCGTCTTCAATTACCCGAACAAGTCACTGCTCGGTAACGTCGACAAGTCGCTCACGGCCCAAGGCGTGTCGAGCGGCGACAAGGCGTCCGAGGACCGTCTCTTGGAGCTCGCGGCGGGTCTCGCCAGCGAGCAGTTCGCGAACAACGCGTCGCAGTTCTTGTGA
- the ftsY gene encoding signal recognition particle-docking protein FtsY codes for MDKLPLIIGVVIVAAVLAYLLFFRKKPALPEPAAKRPEAAPPPAKKAESVPSTKVPSTKTEVPESTKAPSTKAPSAKVPAEEEAPAPPPSAAPTAEAPPVVSKKDVAGLRKGLAATRGGFMAKLKALITGKKEIDPAILDQIEEVMITSDVGVKTTQAILERLRDQLKKNELADSDAVWAALRAEATRILSLPVQAPPKGAKPLVVLMVGVNGVGKTTSIGKLATKWNAEGKKVILGAGDTFRAAAVQQLEVWGKRVGADVVKGKEGADPGAVAFEATKKATESGAEILLVDTAGRLHTKVNLMDEIKKVKRTIAKAMEGAPHETLLVIDATTGQNALTQAALFKEALELTGIILTKLDGTAKGGVVLGVCDELKVPVRYIGLGERAEDLREFVAADFVEALFGKDDDDAAAA; via the coding sequence ATGGACAAGCTGCCCCTCATCATCGGCGTCGTCATCGTGGCGGCGGTCCTGGCGTACCTCCTCTTCTTCCGGAAGAAGCCGGCGCTCCCCGAACCGGCCGCGAAGCGCCCCGAGGCGGCGCCGCCGCCCGCCAAGAAGGCGGAGAGCGTCCCGTCCACGAAGGTGCCGTCGACGAAGACGGAGGTGCCGGAGTCGACGAAGGCCCCGTCCACGAAGGCCCCGTCGGCGAAGGTCCCAGCGGAAGAAGAAGCGCCCGCGCCGCCGCCCTCGGCCGCGCCGACCGCGGAGGCCCCGCCCGTCGTCTCGAAGAAGGACGTCGCCGGCCTGCGGAAGGGCCTCGCCGCGACGCGCGGCGGCTTCATGGCGAAGCTGAAGGCGCTCATCACGGGGAAGAAGGAGATCGACCCCGCGATCCTCGACCAGATCGAGGAGGTGATGATCACGAGCGACGTCGGCGTGAAGACCACGCAGGCGATCCTCGAGCGGCTCCGCGATCAGCTGAAGAAGAACGAGCTCGCGGACAGCGACGCGGTGTGGGCCGCGTTGCGCGCCGAGGCGACGCGCATCCTCTCGCTCCCGGTGCAGGCGCCCCCGAAGGGCGCGAAGCCGCTCGTCGTCTTGATGGTCGGCGTCAACGGCGTCGGCAAGACCACGTCGATCGGGAAGCTCGCGACGAAGTGGAACGCCGAGGGCAAGAAGGTGATCCTCGGCGCCGGCGACACGTTCCGCGCCGCGGCGGTGCAGCAGCTCGAGGTCTGGGGCAAACGCGTCGGCGCCGACGTCGTGAAGGGCAAGGAAGGCGCCGATCCGGGCGCGGTCGCCTTCGAGGCGACGAAGAAGGCCACAGAAAGTGGAGCCGAAATTCTTCTCGTGGACACTGCAGGTCGTCTTCACACGAAGGTGAACCTGATGGACGAGATCAAGAAGGTGAAGCGCACCATCGCGAAGGCGATGGAAGGGGCGCCCCACGAGACGCTCCTGGTCATCGACGCGACCACGGGACAGAACGCGCTCACGCAGGCGGCGCTCTTCAAGGAGGCCCTCGAGCTCACCGGCATCATCCTCACGAAGCTCGATGGAACCGCCAAAGGCGGGGTCGTCCTGGGGGTCTGCGACGAGCTGAAGGTCCCCGTCCGCTACATCGGCCTGGGCGAACGCGCCGAGGATCTCAGGGAATTCGTCGCGGCGGACTTCGTCGAGGCCTTGTTTGGCAAGGATGACGACGACGCGGCTGCGGCGTGA
- a CDS encoding outer membrane beta-barrel domain-containing protein: protein MAKLAGRDVKADVYAVQQIYALRRGRFEVNPYWSFSLNDQFVTHPGPGLAVNYYLTNVLAVGINGTYYQPFNGDADFNFENRRATRLAVPLNEYLAGYAVNFTYVPMYGKFSGFGNFIFHYDGYLVGGVGGLFTRPIAVIDPDNRKFDYEHRIAFNLGFGLRVFLNRWFSVIGEVRNYVYIEQLENVNVGTTQAQQTDPGTWLGEKPLTVNVQAQVGISVFLPFSWEYRLPK from the coding sequence GTGGCGAAGCTCGCGGGTCGTGACGTCAAGGCCGACGTCTACGCGGTGCAGCAGATCTACGCGCTCCGCCGCGGTCGCTTCGAGGTGAACCCGTACTGGAGCTTCAGCCTCAACGACCAGTTCGTCACCCACCCGGGCCCCGGCCTCGCGGTGAACTACTACCTGACGAACGTGCTCGCGGTCGGCATCAACGGCACGTACTACCAACCCTTCAACGGGGACGCCGACTTCAACTTCGAGAACCGCCGCGCGACGCGCCTCGCGGTCCCGCTGAACGAGTACCTCGCGGGCTACGCGGTGAACTTCACGTACGTCCCGATGTACGGGAAATTCAGCGGCTTCGGGAACTTCATCTTCCACTACGACGGCTACCTCGTCGGAGGCGTCGGCGGCCTCTTCACCCGTCCGATCGCGGTCATCGATCCCGACAACCGCAAGTTCGACTACGAGCACCGCATCGCCTTCAACCTCGGCTTCGGTCTCCGCGTCTTCTTGAACCGCTGGTTCTCGGTCATCGGCGAAGTCCGCAACTACGTCTACATCGAGCAGCTCGAGAACGTGAACGTCGGGACGACGCAGGCGCAGCAGACCGACCCCGGCACGTGGTTGGGTGAGAAGCCGCTGACGGTGAACGTCCAGGCTCAGGTTGGCATCAGCGTCTTCTTGCCGTTCAGCTGGGAATACAGGTTGCCGAAATGA
- a CDS encoding sigma 54-interacting transcriptional regulator yields MSDTLSQTRREDLSTNEGGFIEEPALYVVLEGERVLSSGMRVPLANVDELRIGRGATRSLRAEDGKKAVLEIPDPRMSGKHARIFREDGAWLLEDSGSTNGTFVEGKRAPSALLEEVTVITFGATVVLFDPAERVPDNIKTAAVDAPSLKSRPRGTATLVPAVEQAMPRLVRVAMSKLSILLLGESGSGKEVLAQTIHKLSGRSGPFVAINCGALAPTLVESQLFGHLKGAFSGALKDEPGLVRASSGGTLFLDEIGELPASAQATLLRVLQEKEVLPVGGTKPVPVDLRVVAATLKPIDTHPGFRADLYARIAAFVHRLVPLRERKADIGLVTADILPRIAGERAEKIRLAPDLGTALVQHHFPLNFRELEHILSVGLVTSTEDLLRLESVGEAMKKSRAPEEPERDRPSSRSGGTSLKDTGKHARSAVPKELSEDDLKLKDDLVAALTKTKGNISEISRTMGKTRMQIHRWMKRFGLDPESFRGG; encoded by the coding sequence ATGTCCGATACGCTCTCGCAGACCCGGCGCGAGGATCTCTCGACGAACGAGGGCGGCTTCATCGAGGAGCCCGCCCTCTACGTCGTTCTGGAGGGCGAGCGCGTCCTCTCCAGCGGCATGCGCGTCCCGCTCGCGAACGTCGACGAGCTGCGCATCGGCCGCGGCGCGACGCGCTCGCTGCGCGCCGAGGACGGCAAGAAGGCGGTGCTCGAGATCCCGGACCCGCGCATGTCCGGCAAACACGCGCGCATCTTCCGCGAGGACGGCGCGTGGCTGCTCGAGGACTCGGGCTCCACCAACGGCACGTTCGTCGAGGGCAAACGCGCGCCGTCGGCGCTGCTCGAGGAGGTCACCGTCATCACGTTCGGCGCGACGGTCGTGCTCTTCGATCCGGCGGAGCGGGTGCCGGACAACATCAAGACCGCGGCCGTCGACGCGCCTTCGTTGAAGTCGCGACCGCGCGGCACCGCCACGCTCGTCCCGGCGGTGGAGCAGGCGATGCCGCGCCTCGTGCGCGTCGCGATGTCGAAGCTCTCCATCCTCCTCCTCGGCGAGAGCGGCTCCGGGAAGGAGGTCCTCGCGCAGACGATCCACAAGCTGTCGGGGCGGAGCGGGCCGTTCGTCGCGATCAACTGCGGCGCGCTCGCGCCGACGCTGGTGGAGAGCCAGCTCTTCGGTCACCTGAAGGGCGCCTTCTCCGGCGCGCTGAAGGACGAGCCCGGCCTCGTCCGCGCGTCGTCCGGCGGCACGTTGTTCCTCGACGAGATCGGCGAGCTCCCCGCGAGCGCGCAGGCCACGCTCCTCCGCGTGTTGCAGGAGAAGGAGGTCCTCCCCGTCGGGGGGACGAAGCCGGTGCCGGTCGATCTCCGCGTCGTCGCCGCGACGCTCAAGCCGATCGACACGCACCCCGGCTTCCGCGCCGATCTCTACGCCCGCATCGCCGCGTTCGTGCATCGCCTCGTGCCGCTCCGCGAGCGCAAGGCCGACATCGGGCTCGTCACCGCGGACATCCTCCCCCGCATCGCCGGCGAGCGCGCGGAGAAGATCCGCCTCGCGCCCGATCTCGGGACCGCCCTCGTGCAGCACCACTTCCCGCTCAACTTCCGCGAGCTCGAGCACATCCTCTCGGTCGGCCTCGTCACGTCGACGGAGGACCTGCTCCGCCTCGAGAGCGTCGGCGAGGCGATGAAGAAGTCGCGCGCGCCGGAGGAGCCGGAGCGCGACCGCCCCTCGTCGCGCAGCGGCGGGACGAGCCTCAAGGACACCGGCAAACACGCGCGCTCGGCGGTCCCGAAGGAGCTCTCCGAGGACGACCTGAAGCTGAAGGACGACCTCGTCGCCGCGCTGACGAAGACGAAGGGCAACATCAGCGAGATCTCCCGCACGATGGGCAAGACCCGGATGCAGATCCACCGCTGGATGAAGCGCTTCGGCCTCGACCCCGAGTCGTTCCGCGGCGGCTGA
- a CDS encoding LysR family transcriptional regulator — protein sequence MRADLFAGILPFVRTAEEKSFGRAAVSLGVTTAAVSKAVRKLEEDLGVKLLDRTSRAVTLTKDGAVFLERCREAVLGVQGARDAMSSARREPHGELGVTLPFILAPFVIPNLPRLAAQYPRLSFRLQITDRVARLPDPHHDVAIRMGALASSSLVARLLRKTRWTTVGAPAYLTRRPAPRSLADLAAHNCLRFVSPDGKPRDWSFVDGAAPRTVPVRGNVLVDHGAHLLAAAEAGMGLCQVLDFMTERSLKEGALVEVLAPFAAEGPSIHAVATPARASSVNVRAFLRFLVDVFRKT from the coding sequence ATCCGGGCCGATCTCTTCGCGGGCATCCTCCCTTTCGTCCGCACGGCGGAGGAGAAGAGCTTCGGCCGCGCCGCGGTCAGCCTCGGCGTCACCACCGCCGCGGTGAGCAAGGCGGTCCGGAAGCTCGAAGAGGACCTCGGCGTGAAGCTCCTCGATCGCACCTCACGCGCGGTCACGCTCACGAAGGACGGCGCGGTCTTCCTCGAGCGCTGCCGCGAGGCGGTCCTCGGCGTCCAGGGCGCGCGCGACGCGATGAGCAGCGCCCGCCGCGAGCCGCACGGCGAGCTCGGCGTCACGTTGCCCTTCATCCTCGCCCCATTCGTGATCCCGAACCTGCCGCGGCTCGCCGCGCAGTACCCGCGCCTCTCCTTCCGGCTCCAGATCACGGACCGCGTCGCGCGGCTCCCCGATCCGCACCACGACGTCGCGATCCGGATGGGCGCGCTCGCCTCCTCGAGCCTCGTCGCGCGCCTCCTTCGCAAGACGCGCTGGACCACGGTCGGCGCCCCGGCGTACCTCACGCGCCGCCCCGCGCCGCGATCGCTCGCCGATCTCGCGGCGCACAACTGCCTGCGCTTCGTGAGCCCGGACGGGAAGCCGCGCGACTGGTCGTTCGTCGACGGCGCCGCGCCGCGCACCGTCCCCGTCCGCGGCAACGTCCTCGTCGACCACGGCGCCCACCTCCTCGCCGCGGCGGAGGCGGGGATGGGGCTCTGCCAGGTCCTCGACTTCATGACCGAGCGTTCGCTGAAGGAGGGCGCGCTCGTCGAGGTGCTCGCGCCGTTCGCGGCGGAGGGGCCGAGCATCCACGCCGTCGCGACGCCGGCGCGCGCGAGCTCCGTGAACGTCCGCGCGTTCCTGCGTTTCCTCGTCGACGTCTTCCGGAAGACGTAG
- a CDS encoding NAD(P)-binding domain-containing protein, with protein sequence MKIGVLGTGSVAKIVAGKLGADGHDVKIGTRDVKATLARNEPDMAGLPPLRTWLETNTRVSVGTHAEAAKHGALVVNALSGTGALEGLESAGADALADKILIDISNPLDFSKGFPPSLTVSNTDSLGERIQKALPKTKVVKALNTVAAPLMVDPRQLAGGEHTMIVCGDDAAAKAEVTRILKEWFGWKDVIDLGDITNARGTEMWLPLWVRLYGALKTPLFGMKVVR encoded by the coding sequence ATGAAGATTGGAGTCCTCGGCACGGGCAGCGTCGCGAAGATCGTCGCCGGCAAGCTCGGCGCAGACGGTCACGACGTGAAGATCGGGACCCGCGATGTGAAGGCGACGCTCGCGCGCAACGAGCCGGACATGGCGGGCCTCCCGCCGCTGCGCACGTGGCTCGAGACGAACACGCGCGTCTCGGTCGGCACGCACGCGGAGGCGGCGAAACACGGCGCGCTCGTCGTCAACGCGCTGTCGGGCACGGGCGCGCTCGAAGGGCTGGAGAGCGCCGGCGCCGACGCCCTCGCCGACAAGATCCTGATCGACATCTCGAACCCGCTCGATTTCTCGAAGGGCTTCCCGCCGTCGCTCACGGTGTCGAACACCGACTCGCTCGGCGAACGGATCCAGAAGGCGCTCCCGAAGACGAAGGTCGTGAAGGCGCTCAACACCGTGGCCGCGCCGCTGATGGTCGATCCGCGGCAGCTCGCCGGCGGCGAGCACACGATGATCGTCTGCGGGGACGACGCCGCCGCGAAGGCGGAGGTCACCCGCATCCTGAAGGAGTGGTTCGGCTGGAAGGACGTCATCGACCTCGGCGACATCACGAACGCGCGCGGCACCGAGATGTGGCTGCCGCTCTGGGTCCGCCTCTACGGCGCGCTGAAGACGCCGCTCTTCGGGATGAAGGTCGTGCGCTGA